A region of Acidisarcina sp. DNA encodes the following proteins:
- a CDS encoding M13 family metallopeptidase: MHKRGITQVLAVAALGASCMAQMTQSTPVYKPIPGFDKSAMDLTADPCKDFYQYACGNFATQHPIPNDRPSFGQFDNLYEINTQALHGILEKAAAGGAERSANDQKIGDYYASCVDTASIETKGLAPIQPELDRIDALKSKDELPDQIARLQKIQVAAFLDFGSQQDFKDATRQIAVVDQSGLGLPEKDYYLRTDAKSEELRKQYVQHLTNLLKLLGVPAAKAEAEAQSVMKMETALAKVSMGNVARRDPENVYHLMPLTALKASEPGLGWDRFLKGVGSPVISEMNVTSPEFFKGLDQTLASTNIETIQTYLKLRLIDSLAMRLPKAFDEESFDFHGRKLMGTPEQSVRWKRCVSATDAAMGEVLGQVYVQQYFSPDQKAKTLQMVHDIEAQMGRDLDSLDWMSAATRAKAKEKLQQVADKIGYPDKWRDYSGLEIKRDDALGNSLRARSFEVAFQLAKIGKPVNRGQWDMSPPTVNAYYNSSMNDINFPAGILQPAFYDKNASDATNYGHIGAVVGHELTHGFDDQGRKFDGKGNLSDWWTAADAKNFEERTNCLVEEYGNFTAVDDVKVNGKLTLGENTADNGGLRLAIMALMARAQQSAIDMKQKTDGYDPLQQLFLGWAQNWCSNERPEMLRMMAQVDTHSPDRTRANGVVVNMPEFGAAFGCRKGAPMTPVKQCRVW; encoded by the coding sequence ATGCACAAGCGAGGAATAACTCAAGTACTGGCAGTCGCGGCCCTCGGGGCTTCCTGCATGGCGCAGATGACACAATCCACTCCGGTGTACAAGCCGATTCCCGGCTTTGATAAGAGCGCGATGGATTTGACCGCCGATCCCTGCAAGGACTTCTACCAGTACGCCTGTGGCAACTTCGCCACGCAGCATCCGATCCCCAATGACCGGCCCTCGTTCGGGCAGTTCGACAATCTTTATGAGATCAATACCCAGGCGCTGCACGGGATCCTGGAGAAGGCTGCGGCCGGGGGAGCAGAGCGCAGCGCAAACGACCAGAAGATCGGCGATTACTACGCAAGCTGCGTCGATACCGCGTCGATTGAGACAAAGGGCCTTGCGCCTATCCAGCCGGAACTGGACCGCATTGACGCGCTGAAGAGCAAGGACGAGCTGCCCGACCAGATCGCCCGGCTGCAGAAGATACAGGTGGCAGCCTTCCTTGACTTTGGCTCGCAGCAGGACTTCAAGGATGCCACCCGGCAGATCGCCGTCGTCGACCAGAGCGGCCTGGGCTTGCCGGAGAAGGACTACTACCTGCGCACGGACGCCAAAAGCGAAGAGCTGCGGAAGCAGTATGTTCAGCACCTGACCAATCTGCTGAAGCTGCTGGGCGTGCCTGCCGCAAAAGCTGAGGCCGAGGCGCAATCTGTGATGAAGATGGAGACCGCGCTGGCGAAGGTCTCGATGGGAAACGTCGCGCGCCGCGATCCGGAGAACGTCTACCACCTGATGCCGCTGACGGCTCTCAAAGCCAGCGAGCCGGGACTGGGCTGGGACAGATTCCTGAAGGGCGTAGGGTCACCCGTTATCAGTGAAATGAATGTGACCTCGCCGGAGTTTTTCAAGGGACTCGACCAGACGCTTGCCAGCACGAACATCGAAACGATCCAGACCTATTTGAAACTGCGGCTGATCGATTCGCTGGCGATGCGGCTGCCCAAAGCTTTCGACGAAGAATCCTTCGACTTCCATGGGCGCAAGCTGATGGGGACTCCGGAGCAATCGGTGCGCTGGAAGCGCTGCGTATCCGCGACCGACGCGGCGATGGGCGAGGTGCTGGGCCAGGTTTACGTGCAACAATACTTCTCCCCGGACCAGAAGGCTAAAACGCTGCAGATGGTGCACGACATCGAGGCGCAGATGGGCAGGGATCTGGACTCGCTGGACTGGATGAGCGCGGCAACCAGGGCCAAGGCAAAGGAGAAGCTGCAGCAGGTCGCCGACAAGATCGGGTATCCCGACAAGTGGCGCGACTACTCCGGACTGGAGATCAAGCGTGACGATGCGCTGGGGAATTCCCTGCGCGCTCGCAGCTTCGAAGTAGCCTTCCAGTTGGCAAAGATCGGCAAGCCGGTTAACCGCGGGCAGTGGGATATGAGTCCGCCGACGGTGAACGCCTACTACAACTCCAGCATGAACGACATCAATTTTCCCGCCGGCATTCTGCAGCCTGCTTTCTATGACAAGAATGCCAGCGACGCCACCAACTACGGGCACATTGGAGCCGTTGTCGGGCACGAATTGACGCATGGTTTCGACGACCAGGGGCGCAAGTTCGATGGCAAGGGAAACCTCTCCGACTGGTGGACCGCCGCAGACGCGAAGAACTTTGAGGAGCGCACGAACTGCCTGGTGGAAGAGTATGGCAACTTTACTGCCGTGGACGACGTAAAGGTGAACGGCAAGCTCACGCTCGGCGAGAACACCGCCGACAATGGCGGCCTGCGCCTGGCAATAATGGCGCTGATGGCACGGGCGCAGCAGTCCGCAATCGACATGAAGCAGAAGACCGATGGCTACGATCCCCTGCAGCAGCTCTTCCTGGGGTGGGCGCAGAACTGGTGCAGCAATGAGCGTCCCGAGATGCTGCGCATGATGGCCCAGGTGGATACGCATTCGCCGGATCGAACGCGTGCCAATGGCGTCGTGGTGAACATGCCGGAGTTTGGCGCCGCCTTCGGCTGCAGGAAGGGAGCGCCCATGACGCCGGTGAAGCAATGCCGCGTCTGGTAG
- a CDS encoding S53 family serine peptidase, producing the protein MRISLPLAVILGLAAAISCIPSAAALEKAKIQDRAPAAQPVEFDLYLPLQHESELDQLLNDLHDPDSSLFQQWLTPQQFAARFAPSTRLMNAISQELRGEGFKVIGVHTHSMHVAGTVGDVERVFSTRVAHASLANGKTVLAATQPLRLSPLLTSAGAIVMDFSDTIHMHSHAQFASAAPEDRYSSAGPYWFDDLKQAYEFPSYQVYTGKGARIGILMTGAYNPADMDLYFGHEKLSTPRIFEVEIRGGAPFDAIASLETHLDIQQAGGMAPGAEIVLYNLPDLSDASIFAGLTTIVESNAVDIVNMSFGSAELGYTAEYNSGVDQLGLLNVWDSLFKQGNAQGITFVASSGDLGAKSIPPPACFDVAATSSCGSFRVSVEVPAASPHVTGVGGTNLITTYSALHPNLDSAYIKEAAWGDPLQMDIFYRTPATGGYWSSGGGTSIFFRRPQFQITSHTGSRMRAVPDLALHMGGCPFGAEWPCHPDRSSVVTVSGGTLYQVIGTSAASPAFAGLTALKIERSGHRQGNENYAIYALAAAQEKSPTLRVFHTNISGFNGKYYTGPRYNMVLGNGTLYGKDFILAPNVPSAGVPQTPSNP; encoded by the coding sequence ATGAGAATCAGCCTACCCTTAGCCGTCATCCTCGGCTTGGCTGCTGCAATATCCTGCATTCCTTCTGCCGCGGCTCTTGAGAAAGCGAAGATTCAAGACCGTGCCCCGGCGGCTCAGCCGGTAGAGTTCGATCTCTACCTGCCGCTGCAGCACGAATCCGAGCTGGACCAACTGCTCAACGACCTGCACGACCCGGACTCTTCGCTTTTCCAGCAATGGCTTACACCGCAGCAATTCGCGGCCCGGTTCGCGCCGTCGACACGGCTGATGAACGCGATCTCCCAGGAGCTTCGCGGCGAGGGTTTCAAGGTAATAGGCGTGCATACGCATTCCATGCATGTCGCCGGCACTGTGGGAGACGTGGAGCGAGTCTTCTCCACCCGCGTCGCCCATGCTTCCCTTGCCAATGGCAAGACGGTCCTGGCTGCCACGCAACCACTGCGGCTGTCGCCTCTGCTTACCTCTGCCGGAGCCATCGTGATGGATTTTTCCGACACCATCCACATGCACTCCCATGCGCAGTTCGCTTCAGCAGCGCCGGAGGACCGCTATTCTTCCGCCGGTCCCTACTGGTTCGACGACCTGAAGCAGGCATATGAGTTTCCCAGCTACCAGGTCTACACGGGTAAGGGCGCCCGTATCGGCATCCTGATGACCGGCGCGTATAACCCAGCAGATATGGATTTGTACTTCGGCCATGAGAAGCTCAGTACGCCCCGCATCTTCGAGGTGGAGATTCGCGGCGGGGCGCCCTTTGACGCCATCGCTTCGCTCGAAACCCATCTTGACATCCAGCAGGCTGGGGGCATGGCTCCGGGAGCAGAGATTGTTCTCTACAATCTGCCCGATTTGTCCGATGCGTCCATTTTTGCCGGACTCACCACCATCGTTGAGAGCAACGCAGTGGATATCGTCAACATGTCCTTCGGCTCGGCTGAACTTGGCTATACCGCCGAATACAATAGCGGCGTCGATCAACTCGGACTGCTCAACGTGTGGGACTCCCTGTTCAAACAGGGGAATGCGCAGGGCATTACCTTCGTCGCCAGCTCTGGGGATCTTGGGGCAAAGTCGATACCTCCGCCTGCCTGCTTCGATGTCGCTGCAACCAGCAGTTGTGGCTCCTTCAGAGTATCGGTGGAAGTGCCCGCTGCTAGCCCGCACGTGACAGGGGTCGGCGGCACAAACCTCATCACCACCTACAGCGCGCTCCATCCAAACCTCGATTCCGCCTATATCAAGGAAGCGGCCTGGGGCGATCCGCTGCAAATGGATATCTTCTACCGCACGCCGGCTACCGGGGGCTATTGGAGCTCGGGAGGTGGGACGAGCATCTTCTTTCGCCGGCCACAATTTCAGATCACGTCGCATACCGGCTCCAGAATGCGCGCGGTTCCGGATCTTGCGTTACATATGGGCGGCTGTCCCTTCGGCGCAGAATGGCCATGTCATCCAGATCGCAGCTCTGTCGTAACCGTGAGCGGGGGCACCTTGTATCAGGTGATTGGAACCAGCGCTGCCTCTCCCGCCTTTGCCGGGCTGACCGCACTCAAAATTGAGCGATCGGGCCATCGCCAGGGCAACGAAAATTACGCCATCTATGCGCTGGCAGCCGCGCAGGAGAAGAGCCCGACGCTGCGTGTCTTCCACACGAATATCTCTGGCTTCAATGGCAAGTACTACACCGGGCCCCGCTACAACATGGTTCTAGGCAACGGCACGCTGTATGGCAAGGACTTCATCCTCGCGCCCAATGTGCCATCGGCGGGAGTTCCGCAAACGCCCAGCAATCCATAG
- a CDS encoding EamA family transporter, which produces MVSCEMEQAARQTRQRVLGYAACAGAGCLWGMGFYFGKLALREMGSNHMVLYRFLFACIGFLPVVLLHPARLKASEWRALLTASLLGIPVQFLVQFYGLSLTTVSHAALMVGTMPVILAAGAVLFAKERLDGLGWLALAGSTTGAALIVLGGKHSQTGRGPSLVGDLLIVLSLIVALGWILLNKRLMQTHSPIVVTAYGILSGTAMLIVFVVLRSGLPPVHGISMRAWGALAASGILCTSTSTLLWNWGIHHVPASRAGVFLNIEPALGSWLGVKLLGDQLGPHAWIGGALILAAAITLTTRGHEEIPALLE; this is translated from the coding sequence ATGGTGAGCTGTGAAATGGAGCAGGCTGCCCGACAAACACGGCAGCGCGTGCTTGGCTACGCGGCGTGCGCCGGGGCTGGATGTTTGTGGGGCATGGGCTTCTACTTTGGCAAGCTGGCGCTTCGGGAGATGGGCAGCAACCATATGGTGCTCTATCGTTTCCTGTTCGCCTGCATCGGGTTTCTGCCGGTCGTGCTGCTCCATCCAGCGCGGCTCAAGGCCTCGGAGTGGCGGGCCCTGCTTACCGCTTCGTTGCTGGGTATCCCGGTGCAGTTTCTGGTGCAGTTCTACGGACTGTCGCTGACCACCGTGAGCCATGCCGCGCTGATGGTCGGGACTATGCCGGTGATCCTCGCCGCGGGCGCGGTACTCTTCGCGAAAGAGCGGCTGGATGGACTTGGCTGGCTGGCGCTGGCAGGATCCACGACGGGCGCGGCGCTGATCGTCCTGGGCGGCAAGCACTCCCAGACAGGCAGGGGCCCGAGCCTGGTTGGAGACCTGCTGATCGTTCTCTCACTCATCGTGGCCCTGGGTTGGATTCTGCTGAATAAACGGCTGATGCAGACTCACTCGCCGATCGTGGTCACGGCATACGGAATCCTGAGCGGCACGGCGATGCTGATTGTCTTTGTCGTCTTACGCAGCGGGCTGCCGCCGGTCCATGGCATAAGCATGAGGGCGTGGGGGGCGCTTGCCGCGAGCGGCATCCTATGCACCTCGACCTCAACCCTGCTGTGGAACTGGGGGATTCACCACGTCCCTGCCTCGCGCGCCGGAGTGTTTCTGAATATCGAGCCTGCACTGGGTTCGTGGCTGGGAGTCAAGCTGCTGGGGGACCAGTTGGGACCGCATGCGTGGATCGGCGGCGCGCTGATTCTGGCGGCTGCTATTACGCTCACCACCCGGGGGCATGAAGAGATTCCAGCCCTGCTGGAATAA
- the holA gene encoding DNA polymerase III subunit delta, protein MSAARWGAGFASTERFVAEIRAAAKDPSSLKPGYVLVGDEIFLYERCRHAVLDAFVPPDMRDFCLSDLDLAETGIFEALDRAQTPSLMAPFQVLFLRNLKVLYTRGAKKDEFAALKNYFRSPNPQALLLFVADHIRIPSDLRRMDYEDKNRYERIRETLGEDCGMVELARADEADAVRWLTDEGEKRQVRFDPEAARELSDALGADMMLIASEFEKLVLYVGEKRRVTLGDVETMVLAAKQRSLYELTDAISSKDKARSLLLLQGLLNASDGGEDSAIGHLYMLARTFRQMLVILEKNVRDSRAIWQALWQGFRMPPFAAEDLIRQARRYKSRRELTRALRLIARADLELRSSPPDKRLVLERLVLELASDRSASANPAANQYAMEL, encoded by the coding sequence GTGAGCGCAGCACGCTGGGGAGCGGGGTTCGCCTCCACCGAACGATTTGTCGCCGAGATTCGCGCGGCTGCCAAGGATCCGTCCTCGTTGAAGCCCGGTTACGTTCTCGTCGGCGATGAGATCTTTCTCTACGAACGCTGCCGCCATGCGGTTCTCGATGCCTTTGTCCCCCCGGATATGCGCGACTTCTGCCTGTCGGATCTGGATCTTGCCGAGACAGGAATCTTTGAAGCGCTGGACCGCGCTCAGACGCCTTCGCTGATGGCGCCTTTCCAGGTGCTCTTTCTGCGCAACCTCAAAGTGCTCTACACCCGCGGCGCAAAGAAAGACGAATTCGCGGCGCTTAAGAATTACTTTCGCTCTCCCAACCCGCAGGCCCTGCTTCTCTTTGTCGCGGACCACATTCGTATCCCCTCCGACCTGCGCCGCATGGACTACGAAGATAAGAATCGCTACGAGCGCATCCGCGAGACCCTGGGTGAGGATTGCGGAATGGTAGAACTGGCGCGTGCAGACGAAGCCGATGCCGTCCGCTGGCTGACCGACGAGGGAGAGAAACGCCAGGTTCGTTTTGACCCGGAAGCGGCTCGCGAGCTTTCCGACGCCCTGGGCGCGGACATGATGCTCATCGCCAGCGAGTTCGAAAAGCTGGTGCTGTACGTGGGCGAGAAGCGCCGTGTGACGCTGGGCGATGTGGAGACGATGGTCCTCGCAGCCAAGCAGCGCTCGCTCTATGAGCTTACCGACGCGATCTCTTCCAAGGACAAGGCGCGCTCCCTGCTGCTGCTGCAGGGGCTCCTGAATGCCTCCGATGGCGGAGAGGATTCGGCGATCGGGCACCTCTACATGCTGGCGCGAACCTTTCGCCAGATGCTCGTCATCCTGGAGAAAAATGTGCGGGATTCCCGGGCCATCTGGCAGGCATTGTGGCAGGGCTTTCGCATGCCGCCCTTCGCGGCTGAAGATCTGATCCGCCAGGCGCGCCGCTACAAGTCCCGCCGCGAGCTCACCCGCGCTCTTCGATTGATCGCCCGTGCGGATCTGGAGCTGCGCTCCTCGCCGCCGGATAAGCGGCTGGTGCTGGAGCGTCTGGTGCTGGAGTTGGCCAGCGATCGTTCGGCCTCGGCGAATCCCGCCGCGAATCAATACGCCATGGAGCTATAG
- the lptE gene encoding LPS assembly lipoprotein LptE, translated as MRPVQFVLLATFVSCLAGCGYHTPGSAAHLPSTVHTLDIPIFQNHAQSFHTEVVMTQAVIREFTSRTSWKVLSADAPPDADATLRGTVLTETVTPLTYNSGTGQSSSFLVTVHTKVVVTDRNNAVLYQNPDYVFRHQYETTADLSSFIQEDPAAIRRLSQDFAQSLVSDILESF; from the coding sequence ATGCGCCCGGTCCAGTTTGTTCTCCTTGCCACATTTGTCTCCTGCCTTGCCGGCTGTGGATATCACACGCCTGGCTCGGCCGCGCATCTTCCTAGCACGGTGCATACGCTGGACATTCCAATCTTCCAGAATCACGCGCAGTCCTTCCATACGGAAGTCGTGATGACCCAGGCCGTCATCCGTGAGTTCACCAGCCGCACGTCGTGGAAGGTGCTGAGCGCCGATGCTCCGCCGGACGCGGATGCAACCCTGCGCGGAACTGTCCTTACCGAGACCGTTACGCCGCTTACCTACAACTCCGGCACCGGTCAGTCTTCCAGCTTTCTGGTCACGGTCCACACCAAGGTTGTGGTGACGGATCGTAATAACGCGGTGCTCTACCAGAATCCGGATTACGTCTTTCGCCACCAGTACGAGACCACGGCCGATCTCTCCAGCTTTATTCAGGAAGATCCCGCCGCAATTCGTCGTCTCTCGCAGGACTTTGCGCAGTCGCTCGTGAGCGATATTCTGGAATCCTTCTAA
- the ftsH gene encoding ATP-dependent zinc metalloprotease FtsH: MNSTVKTIIFWVIILACLVLLWNVVQKNTGMGKDKEVPFSQFLSEAQAGQVSDVTVVNSEVHGHYRNDAKEQFHTTVPANYPDMYKILQDNKVSTTIKDTSGNGWVNILIQFLPLLLLGLLWFFMLRQMQSGGNKALSFGKSRARLLSMQQKKVTFKDVAGVDEAKEELQEIIEFLREAQKFQKLGGRIPKGVLLVGPPGTGKTLLARAVAGEANVPFFSISGSDFVEMFVGVGASRVRDLFEQGKKNAPCIIFIDEIDAVGRHRGAGLGGGHDEREQTLNQLLVEMDGFESNDGVILVAATNRPDVLDPALLRPGRFDRRVVVGRPDVRGREEVLRVHAKKVPLSEDVDLRVLARGTPGFSGADLANMVNEAALNAARMNRKSVFMVDFETAKDKVLMGAERKSMLLTDEEKRVTAYHEAGHALVATLRDHADPLHKVTIIPRGMALGVTMQLPEDDKHTVTKDYLETQLAILMGGRIAEEIFLKQMTTGAGNDIERATELARKMVCEYGMSRLGPLTFGKKEEQIFLGREIAQHRDFSEETARQIDAEVKSLVDEAYRAAYGILDSRQDVMHRMAAALLERETLDANEIRMILEGKELPPLKIDGPGSGTGDVQQVLKPDSGRSSGFPEGSPSPA, from the coding sequence GTGAATTCAACGGTCAAGACGATCATCTTCTGGGTCATCATTTTGGCCTGTCTCGTGTTGCTCTGGAACGTTGTCCAGAAGAACACGGGCATGGGTAAAGACAAGGAAGTCCCTTTTTCGCAATTCCTCTCTGAAGCCCAGGCCGGACAGGTGAGCGACGTCACCGTCGTGAACAGCGAAGTCCACGGCCACTACAGGAATGACGCGAAAGAGCAATTCCATACGACAGTTCCGGCGAACTACCCGGACATGTATAAGATCCTGCAGGACAACAAGGTTTCGACAACCATCAAGGACACCTCTGGCAACGGCTGGGTGAATATCCTGATCCAGTTCCTGCCGCTCCTCCTGCTGGGGCTGCTCTGGTTCTTCATGCTTCGGCAAATGCAGAGCGGCGGCAACAAGGCGCTTTCCTTTGGAAAGAGCCGCGCCCGGCTGCTCTCCATGCAGCAGAAGAAGGTCACGTTCAAGGACGTGGCTGGCGTGGATGAGGCCAAGGAAGAGCTGCAGGAGATCATCGAGTTCCTGCGCGAGGCACAGAAGTTCCAGAAGCTTGGCGGACGCATTCCCAAGGGAGTTCTGCTGGTTGGACCTCCAGGAACCGGCAAAACCCTGCTGGCCCGCGCAGTGGCGGGGGAAGCCAACGTACCCTTCTTCTCCATCTCAGGCTCGGACTTCGTCGAAATGTTCGTCGGCGTCGGCGCAAGCCGTGTCCGCGACCTGTTTGAGCAGGGTAAGAAGAACGCCCCCTGCATCATCTTCATCGACGAAATCGATGCGGTCGGACGCCATCGCGGCGCTGGCCTCGGCGGTGGCCACGATGAGCGGGAGCAGACCCTCAATCAGTTGCTGGTGGAGATGGACGGTTTTGAGTCGAACGACGGCGTCATCCTGGTCGCGGCAACCAATCGCCCCGACGTTCTGGATCCCGCTTTGCTGCGTCCTGGCCGATTCGATCGCCGGGTCGTGGTAGGCAGGCCGGACGTTCGTGGCCGCGAAGAGGTTCTTCGTGTTCATGCCAAGAAGGTTCCGCTCTCTGAAGATGTCGATCTTCGCGTTTTGGCGCGTGGAACTCCGGGATTCTCGGGTGCCGATCTCGCCAATATGGTGAACGAAGCAGCTCTGAACGCGGCCCGCATGAACCGCAAGTCGGTCTTCATGGTGGATTTCGAAACCGCCAAGGACAAGGTCCTGATGGGCGCCGAACGCAAGTCCATGCTGCTGACCGACGAGGAGAAGCGAGTCACCGCGTATCACGAGGCCGGCCACGCTCTGGTGGCGACGCTGCGCGATCACGCTGATCCGCTGCACAAGGTCACGATCATTCCTCGGGGAATGGCTCTCGGCGTCACCATGCAACTGCCCGAAGACGACAAGCACACCGTCACCAAGGATTACCTGGAGACGCAGCTTGCCATCCTGATGGGCGGCCGCATCGCGGAAGAGATCTTCCTGAAGCAGATGACCACCGGCGCAGGCAATGACATTGAACGTGCCACCGAACTGGCGCGCAAGATGGTCTGCGAGTATGGCATGAGCCGCCTGGGTCCGCTCACCTTCGGGAAGAAGGAGGAGCAGATCTTCCTGGGACGCGAGATCGCACAACACCGCGACTTCTCCGAGGAGACTGCCCGCCAGATCGATGCCGAAGTCAAATCGCTGGTCGATGAAGCCTATCGCGCCGCCTATGGAATTCTCGACTCCCGCCAGGATGTCATGCACCGCATGGCTGCCGCTTTGCTGGAGCGTGAGACCCTGGATGCGAACGAGATCCGCATGATCCTTGAGGGCAAGGAACTGCCGCCACTCAAGATCGACGGACCGGGCAGCGGCACCGGCGACGTGCAGCAGGTTCTCAAGCCGGATTCGGGACGCTCTTCCGGATTCCCGGAGGGCAGCCCTTCCCCGGCATAG
- the tilS gene encoding tRNA lysidine(34) synthetase TilS codes for MSNPAILALNTSLFRPGMRVAVAVSGGADSVALLRALLERARELGLVLSVAHVHHGLRGADADADEAFVCELARVHDLEFHLHRCDTPAAASANGEGIEEAARNLRYDFFRGLLASRQVDAVATAHTLDDQAETVLLKLIRGAWTEGLGGIYPIYEVSGEVSGREVPVGGRILRPMLAVRRAEVEAFLRERHQDWREDASNRELIYSRNRIRHQLLPALREYNPGVEAQLAALSAIARDEEAYWQAELAKLLPSLLLPGKPVRGGGRASSTHPGEKSLSIELERLRSLHPALRRRVLRAALSQLGVSVGFDPTEELAALCNPSAGEKLPPGIDLPGGVRARRSARELRLEVVCGKPPATAQAILQYVLPVPGEVFAEAFGLHFRCTCQGGGDLAPATVRPPLPGDRVRLRYTRGPKRMKEVFERMHIAAPDRTLWPVVEWRGEVVWMRGVELEPELEAALKLEISAETAG; via the coding sequence ATGAGCAATCCCGCCATACTGGCGCTGAATACATCGCTCTTCCGGCCTGGCATGCGTGTCGCCGTGGCCGTCTCCGGCGGGGCGGATTCGGTGGCGCTGCTTCGCGCCCTGCTGGAGCGGGCCAGAGAACTCGGTCTCGTACTGTCCGTTGCACATGTCCATCATGGTCTTCGCGGAGCCGATGCCGACGCCGATGAAGCCTTCGTTTGCGAACTGGCGCGGGTGCACGACCTTGAGTTCCACCTCCACCGCTGCGACACCCCTGCCGCGGCAAGTGCGAACGGGGAGGGAATCGAGGAGGCCGCGCGCAACCTGCGCTACGATTTTTTCCGCGGCCTGCTGGCATCCCGCCAGGTAGATGCCGTTGCCACCGCGCACACCCTCGATGACCAGGCGGAGACGGTTCTGCTCAAGCTCATTCGCGGTGCCTGGACTGAGGGCCTTGGCGGTATCTATCCCATCTATGAAGTATCCGGCGAAGTGTCCGGCAGGGAAGTACCCGTCGGGGGCCGGATCCTGCGTCCGATGCTTGCGGTGCGGCGCGCCGAGGTGGAGGCATTTCTCCGCGAGCGCCATCAGGATTGGCGGGAAGACGCCTCCAACCGCGAGCTGATCTATAGCCGTAACCGTATTCGCCATCAGCTACTTCCGGCTCTGCGGGAGTATAACCCCGGGGTGGAAGCCCAGCTTGCAGCTCTCTCCGCGATTGCCCGCGACGAGGAAGCCTACTGGCAAGCCGAACTGGCAAAACTGCTTCCCTCGCTCCTCTTACCAGGAAAACCGGTGCGAGGAGGCGGCCGGGCCAGCAGTACCCATCCGGGGGAGAAGTCCCTCTCGATTGAGTTGGAGCGCCTGCGTTCGCTTCATCCCGCCCTGCGGCGCCGTGTGCTGCGGGCGGCTCTCTCGCAGCTGGGCGTGAGTGTTGGCTTCGATCCCACGGAGGAGCTTGCGGCCCTCTGCAACCCTTCCGCCGGAGAAAAGCTGCCTCCGGGGATTGACCTCCCCGGCGGCGTTCGCGCCAGGCGCAGCGCCCGGGAGCTACGTTTGGAAGTCGTCTGCGGGAAGCCCCCCGCAACGGCGCAAGCCATTCTGCAATATGTACTTCCAGTTCCCGGAGAGGTTTTTGCGGAGGCCTTCGGACTTCATTTCCGCTGCACCTGCCAGGGTGGCGGCGACCTTGCTCCCGCTACCGTTCGGCCACCCTTGCCCGGGGACCGAGTTCGCCTCCGCTACACTCGCGGCCCCAAGCGCATGAAAGAAGTTTTTGAGCGCATGCACATCGCCGCCCCTGACCGGACGCTCTGGCCGGTTGTCGAGTGGAGAGGAGAGGTGGTGTGGATGCGGGGGGTCGAGTTGGAGCCGGAGCTGGAAGCTGCCCTGAAGCTGGAGATTTCGGCGGAAACGGCAGGCTGA
- the ispD gene encoding 2-C-methyl-D-erythritol 4-phosphate cytidylyltransferase, protein MRVFVILPAAGIGTRMAVAHTAPSAPKQFLELNGIPILVHTLLAFAAVSQVNAIYVAVRKTEMERLRKQIDDYGFSGKVFVVEGGNTRQESVSNALHALDCSGDDIVLVHDSVRPLIEPAIIERTIEAVEKHGAAIVGVPAIDTIKQVERTADGAIISSTIPRERIVLAQTPQGFRCDLLKKAFAEAEADGFLGTDESSVVERSGTSVFVVMGSPSNIKITQPSDLELAEFYLKTRSSRLTTPAREKD, encoded by the coding sequence ATGCGTGTATTCGTTATATTACCGGCGGCAGGAATCGGCACCCGCATGGCAGTGGCTCACACTGCACCCTCGGCGCCCAAGCAATTTCTCGAACTTAACGGTATTCCGATCCTGGTTCATACGCTGCTTGCCTTTGCCGCAGTGAGCCAGGTTAACGCAATCTATGTTGCCGTGCGCAAGACGGAGATGGAACGGCTGCGGAAACAGATCGACGACTACGGATTCAGCGGAAAGGTATTCGTAGTGGAAGGCGGGAACACGCGGCAGGAATCCGTCAGCAACGCGCTGCACGCGCTTGATTGCAGCGGTGACGATATCGTCCTGGTGCATGACTCGGTGCGGCCGCTGATTGAACCTGCGATTATCGAGCGGACCATCGAGGCTGTAGAGAAGCATGGCGCGGCCATTGTTGGCGTGCCTGCCATTGACACGATCAAGCAGGTGGAGCGGACCGCGGATGGAGCTATTATCTCCAGCACCATTCCCCGTGAGCGGATCGTATTGGCGCAGACCCCCCAGGGCTTCCGCTGCGATCTGCTGAAAAAGGCCTTTGCCGAGGCTGAGGCGGATGGCTTTCTAGGCACCGATGAGTCGTCCGTGGTGGAACGCTCGGGAACGAGCGTCTTCGTCGTGATGGGCTCGCCCAGCAACATCAAGATCACCCAGCCATCCGATCTGGAACTCGCAGAGTTTTACCTGAAGACGCGCTCGTCGCGGCTGACAACGCCGGCCAGAGAGAAGGACTGA